A genome region from Altererythrobacter aquiaggeris includes the following:
- a CDS encoding DMT family transporter gives MTAALPRQRPLFALLIRLAAMVALSTMALFVKLASESGIHIAEILFWRQFITLPLLGGWLALTGQAMLFTTRRPGMHAKRAAYGMTGMVLIFTALTLLPLAEATVFNFTSTIWAVILSVFLLREKVGRYRWLAVILGFTGVLVIAQPGGGNINLAGAAAALGGAFMVALISIQIRDMNRTEHQLTIVFYFAAFSAPVLLCFMPFVFAPHDMYQWLVIAGLGLSGLAGQVLLTLSLRFGAVASVIVMDYSSLIWATLFGLLVFGNIPPVATWFGAPLIVVAGLIIAYREHKLSIARDVPPAAA, from the coding sequence ATGACTGCAGCACTTCCCCGCCAACGCCCGCTATTCGCGCTGCTTATCCGGTTGGCGGCGATGGTGGCGCTTTCGACGATGGCGTTGTTTGTCAAACTCGCCAGCGAAAGCGGTATCCATATTGCGGAAATACTTTTCTGGCGGCAGTTTATCACGCTGCCGCTGCTTGGCGGCTGGCTCGCCCTGACCGGACAAGCAATGCTGTTCACCACCCGCCGCCCGGGCATGCACGCCAAACGCGCAGCCTACGGTATGACCGGCATGGTCCTGATTTTTACAGCCCTGACGCTGCTTCCGCTTGCCGAAGCGACGGTGTTCAACTTTACCAGCACGATCTGGGCGGTGATCCTGTCGGTATTTCTGCTGCGTGAAAAAGTCGGTCGGTACCGCTGGCTGGCGGTCATCCTGGGATTTACCGGGGTGTTGGTAATCGCGCAGCCAGGAGGCGGAAACATCAATCTTGCGGGCGCAGCAGCCGCGCTCGGCGGCGCATTCATGGTGGCTTTGATCTCGATCCAGATCCGCGACATGAACAGGACCGAACACCAATTGACGATCGTGTTCTATTTTGCCGCTTTCAGTGCGCCTGTGCTGCTGTGTTTCATGCCTTTCGTGTTTGCACCGCACGACATGTATCAGTGGCTGGTCATCGCAGGGTTAGGATTGTCGGGTCTGGCCGGGCAGGTTCTCCTCACATTGTCGCTCCGCTTCGGCGCAGTCGCCAGCGTGATCGTGATGGATTACTCCTCGCTCATCTGGGCGACGCTGTTCGGATTGCTGGTGTTTGGAAACATTCCGCCGGTTGCCACCTGGTTTGGCGCGCCGCTGATTGTGGTTGCCGGCCTGATAATTGCCTACCGCGAACATAAATTGTCGATTGCCCGGGACGTGCCGCCGGCAGCCGCTTAG
- the gcvPB gene encoding aminomethyl-transferring glycine dehydrogenase subunit GcvPB — protein sequence MNAPNNSGWKPEMHADSEKNAPATVSGDKGLMLEEKLIFELGSTGNSGVDIDEPGYGVLASLRGHLRKGPAPLPGLTEPETVRHYTRLSRQNYGIDLGPFPLGSCTMKHNPRLNEKVARMPGFADVHPLQPVQTVQGALGVINELAHWLITLTGMHGVAMTPKAGAHGELCGILCIRAALEAKGDAREVILVPESAHGTNPATAAFAGYRVENIPATADGRVDLAALKSRLGPDVAGVMITNPNTCGLFERDLKAISDAVHAAGGYVYCDGANFNAIVGKVRPGDLGVDAMHINLHKTFSTPHGGGGPGSGPVVLSEALCPYGPIPFTELHADGTLTLVEEETAGDRQPDSFGRMAAFHGQMGMFTRALAYILSHGADGLRQVAEDCVLNANYILRSVEDVLEAPYAGSGPCMHEALFSDNGLAEGFSTLDIAKGLIDEGFHPMTVYFPLVVHGAMLIEPTETESKDGTDRLIASLRSVAERAVAGDESLHSAPHFTPRRRLDETLAARKPVLVYKGHVAPAGAPSASEIGGR from the coding sequence ATGAACGCGCCCAACAACAGCGGCTGGAAGCCCGAAATGCACGCCGACAGTGAGAAAAACGCGCCAGCTACGGTGAGCGGCGACAAGGGGCTGATGCTGGAAGAGAAGCTGATTTTCGAGCTCGGCAGTACGGGCAATTCGGGTGTCGATATCGATGAGCCCGGATACGGGGTATTGGCATCGCTCAGAGGCCATCTGCGAAAAGGACCGGCGCCTTTGCCCGGGCTGACAGAGCCTGAAACAGTACGGCACTATACCCGGCTCAGTCGCCAGAATTACGGGATTGATCTGGGTCCGTTTCCGCTGGGAAGCTGTACAATGAAGCACAATCCGCGGTTGAACGAAAAAGTTGCCCGGATGCCGGGTTTCGCCGATGTCCATCCGCTGCAGCCTGTGCAGACGGTGCAGGGCGCGCTGGGTGTGATAAACGAACTGGCACACTGGCTTATTACCCTCACCGGAATGCACGGCGTTGCCATGACGCCCAAGGCAGGCGCGCACGGCGAATTGTGCGGTATATTGTGTATCCGCGCAGCGTTGGAAGCCAAGGGTGACGCACGTGAGGTAATTCTGGTGCCCGAGAGCGCGCATGGCACAAATCCCGCGACCGCCGCATTTGCCGGTTACCGGGTCGAAAATATTCCCGCGACCGCCGACGGGCGCGTGGATCTGGCAGCGTTGAAATCGCGGCTGGGCCCCGATGTTGCCGGTGTGATGATCACCAACCCCAATACTTGCGGTCTGTTTGAACGTGATCTCAAAGCTATCTCGGATGCGGTCCACGCTGCTGGCGGATATGTCTATTGTGATGGAGCAAACTTCAACGCCATCGTCGGTAAGGTTCGCCCTGGCGATCTGGGCGTCGATGCCATGCACATCAACTTGCACAAGACGTTCTCCACTCCGCACGGCGGCGGCGGACCGGGCAGCGGGCCTGTTGTTCTAAGCGAGGCACTGTGTCCCTATGGCCCGATCCCGTTCACCGAACTGCACGCGGACGGCACTTTGACATTGGTGGAGGAAGAAACCGCCGGTGATCGCCAGCCAGACAGCTTTGGCCGGATGGCTGCATTTCACGGGCAGATGGGGATGTTCACCCGCGCACTGGCCTATATCCTCAGCCATGGCGCGGACGGCTTGCGGCAAGTCGCCGAAGATTGCGTGCTCAACGCCAATTATATCTTGCGGAGCGTGGAAGACGTTTTGGAAGCGCCTTACGCTGGCTCCGGCCCCTGTATGCACGAAGCCTTGTTCAGCGATAACGGGCTCGCGGAAGGGTTCTCCACGCTCGATATTGCCAAGGGGCTGATCGACGAGGGTTTTCATCCCATGACGGTCTATTTCCCGTTGGTCGTGCATGGAGCAATGTTGATCGAGCCCACCGAAACCGAAAGCAAAGACGGAACAGATCGCCTGATCGCGTCGCTGCGATCGGTGGCCGAACGGGCTGTGGCGGGTGATGAAAGCCTGCACAGCGCACCGCACTTCACACCGCGTCGGCGGCTTGACGAAACATTGGCTGCACGCAAACCTGTGCTGGTTTACAAGGGCCATGTTGCCCCGGCCGGCGCGCCATCGGCAAGCGAGATTGGCGGGCGCTAG
- a CDS encoding long-chain-fatty-acid--CoA ligase, with the protein MTDEMLTFDEFITYWAKERPDTLATQMGERRTTYGELDTATARMIGVFQDMGIKPGDRIAYLGRNSDLYFQLFFACGRCGVVIAPIGWRLAPAEVGYILEDTGAMLLVIGAGFEEAAAKACAGLENPPAVVSEDAMWARIAARDPAEFVPADSDAAVLQLYTSGTTGKPKGAVLSNANLFSLRKPQEDAGKPWSVFEAHEAILCCMPCSHIGGTGLSINSVSSGVRAIIMPEFTPDGVLDAVDDGATRLFIVPAALQMLIQHPRAKSTDFSRVKYVFYGAAPMPLDLLREALTTMPGAGFAQVYGMTETTGTVSLLPPEDHDPAGNKRMRSAGKAVPGVQISIMDSEMNEVPRGDIGEIAIRAPSNMMGYWNLPEATAATVTPDGWLCTGDAAYMDEDGYVFIQDRIKDMIISGGENVYPAEVESAVYGHPDIAEVAVIGVPDEMWGEAVKAVCVAKPGRTIDPASVIEFTRERVAGFKVPKTVDVITEMPRNPTGKILRRQLREPYWQGRDRQV; encoded by the coding sequence GTGACGGACGAGATGCTGACGTTTGACGAGTTCATCACCTATTGGGCGAAAGAGCGGCCTGATACCCTGGCAACCCAGATGGGGGAACGCCGCACCACCTACGGCGAATTGGACACGGCCACCGCGCGCATGATTGGCGTGTTTCAGGACATGGGGATCAAGCCGGGCGACCGTATCGCATATCTCGGGCGGAATTCAGACCTGTATTTCCAGCTGTTTTTCGCCTGCGGACGCTGCGGGGTGGTTATCGCGCCAATCGGCTGGCGGCTTGCCCCCGCCGAGGTTGGCTATATCCTTGAAGACACTGGCGCGATGCTTCTGGTGATCGGTGCGGGATTTGAGGAGGCGGCGGCAAAGGCCTGTGCAGGTCTGGAAAACCCTCCCGCGGTCGTGAGCGAAGATGCGATGTGGGCGCGAATTGCGGCCCGCGATCCTGCCGAATTCGTGCCAGCCGATAGCGACGCCGCGGTCTTGCAACTGTATACGTCGGGCACCACGGGTAAGCCCAAGGGCGCCGTGCTGAGCAACGCCAACCTGTTCAGTCTGCGCAAGCCGCAGGAAGATGCCGGCAAACCGTGGTCCGTATTCGAAGCGCATGAGGCTATTTTGTGTTGTATGCCGTGTTCGCACATCGGCGGCACAGGGCTGAGCATCAATTCCGTATCGTCAGGTGTGCGTGCGATTATCATGCCCGAATTTACACCGGACGGTGTCCTGGATGCGGTGGACGATGGCGCGACGCGGCTATTTATCGTGCCAGCCGCACTTCAAATGCTGATTCAACATCCACGCGCGAAATCCACTGATTTCAGCCGCGTCAAATACGTCTTTTATGGCGCAGCGCCCATGCCGCTTGACCTTCTGCGCGAGGCGCTGACGACGATGCCGGGAGCCGGTTTCGCACAGGTTTACGGCATGACCGAAACTACGGGGACGGTATCATTATTGCCGCCCGAAGATCACGATCCGGCAGGCAACAAGCGGATGCGATCTGCGGGCAAAGCTGTGCCGGGCGTCCAAATCAGTATCATGGACAGCGAGATGAACGAGGTCCCGCGCGGAGATATTGGCGAAATTGCCATTCGCGCGCCGTCAAACATGATGGGATATTGGAACCTGCCCGAAGCCACCGCAGCAACCGTCACGCCTGATGGCTGGCTGTGCACGGGTGATGCCGCCTATATGGACGAGGACGGCTACGTCTTTATCCAGGACCGGATAAAAGACATGATCATTTCGGGCGGCGAGAATGTCTATCCCGCCGAGGTCGAGAGTGCGGTTTACGGCCATCCCGACATAGCAGAAGTAGCAGTGATCGGCGTTCCCGACGAAATGTGGGGTGAGGCTGTAAAGGCGGTGTGTGTGGCCAAGCCTGGTCGCACCATCGACCCGGCATCGGTAATCGAGTTCACCCGCGAGCGGGTCGCCGGATTCAAGGTCCCCAAAACCGTCGATGTCATCACGGAAATGCCGCGCAACCCGACGGGAAAGATTTTGCGCCGCCAACTGCGCGAACCATATTGGCAAGGACGCGACAGGCAGGTCTAG
- a CDS encoding ABA4-like family protein: MWEGLFSFVNILALAAWAALILAPRSALLNTAILYLGVGLLCLIYTFFIILLMTGIIDGNPVPGAAAGGANFTTIEGVRGIFLSDGGVVIGWTHYLAFDLFVGLWISKDADAKGISRIVQAPVLFATLMAGPAGLLVWLIYRERYRKTRIA, encoded by the coding sequence ATGTGGGAAGGGCTGTTCAGCTTCGTCAATATTCTGGCGCTGGCCGCGTGGGCGGCGTTGATACTTGCGCCGCGCTCGGCCCTGCTCAACACCGCAATTCTATATCTGGGTGTTGGCTTGCTGTGTCTGATCTACACATTCTTCATCATTCTGTTGATGACCGGAATAATTGACGGAAATCCAGTGCCAGGTGCAGCCGCTGGCGGTGCCAACTTCACCACAATCGAAGGCGTCCGCGGCATTTTTCTGTCTGACGGGGGCGTGGTGATCGGCTGGACGCATTATCTGGCCTTCGATTTATTCGTCGGATTGTGGATTTCCAAAGATGCCGATGCGAAGGGCATCTCGCGCATCGTACAGGCGCCCGTTCTGTTCGCGACATTGATGGCCGGGCCAGCCGGATTGCTGGTCTGGCTGATTTACCGCGAACGATACCGTAAGACCCGCATAGCCTAG